A genomic segment from Juglans regia cultivar Chandler chromosome 14, Walnut 2.0, whole genome shotgun sequence encodes:
- the LOC109015008 gene encoding phospholipase A(1) DAD1, chloroplastic-like, with amino-acid sequence MKLAFGAIRPCNTPPVSKCTVSMHYYSSISATPNHKSIAFPQFEVSCSSLKHDSSQRSLAAAHSVKLGKRWMEFQGINNWEGLLDPLDDNLRREILRYGKFVEAAYRSFDFDPSSPTYATCLHPRNSLFSRTGIVETGYKITKNLRATCGVKLPRWFHKAHPNWVSTQSSWIGYVAVCQDKEEIARLGRRDVVIAYRGTATCLEWLENLRATLTDLPNHRDVPKEDGPMVESGFLSLYTSRTDACPSLQEMVREEIAKVIETYGDQDEPLSFTITGHSLGAALATLTAYDLTTNEKAPLVTVISFGGPRVGNKGFRSHLEESGSRILRIVNSDDVITKLPGFVFKDCEIARRKGVHVDGLPGWLQRCVEEMQWVYADVGQELRVSSRESPHHVIKKGDMATCHDLKTYLHLVNGFVSSTCPFRATAQT; translated from the coding sequence ATGAAGCTTGCTTTTGGTGCTATTCGGCCATGCAATACACCACCTGTATCCAAATGCACGGTTTCTATGCACTACTACTCTTCCATCTCGGCCACACCCAACCACAAAAGCATCGCATTCCCACAGTTTGAGGTCTCCTGCAGCTCCCTCAAGCACGACTCTTCACAGCGCAGCCTCGCTGCTGCTCACTCCGTCAAACTCGGCAAGAGGTGGATGGAGTTCCAGGGTATTAACAACTGGGAAGGCCTGCTTGACCCTCTCGACGATAACCTACGCCGCGAAATACTCCGCTACGGCAAGTTTGTCGAGGCAGCTTATCGCTCTTTTGACTTTGACCCCTCCTCCCCAACCTATGCCACGTGTCTTCACCCCAGAAACTCGCTCTTTAGCCGGACCGGAATTGTGGAAACCGGGTATAAAATCACCAAGAACCTGCGAGCCACTTGTGGAGTCAAGTTGCCACGTTGGTTTCACAAGGCCCACCCCAATTGGGTGTCCACCCAGTCCAGCTGGATTGGCTACGTGGCGGTCTGTCAAGACAAGGAGGAGATCGCCCGGTTGGGACGACGTGACGTGGTGATCGCCTATAGGGGCACTGCAACATGTTTGGAGTGGCTCGAAAATCTACGTGCCACCTTAACTGATTTACCTAATCATCGCGACGTTCCCAAGGAGGACGGGCCAATGGTAGAGAGCGGATTTTTGAGCCTCTACACATCTAGAACCGACGCGTGTCCTAGCTTGCAAGAGATGGTGAGGGAAGAGATCGCAAAGGTGATCGAAACATACGGTGATCAAGACGAGCCCCTCAGCTTCACGATAACAGGCCACAGCCTGGGTGCGGCATTGGCTACACTCACTGCATATGATCTCACAACCAATGAAAAAGCGCCATTGGTGACGGTGATATCATTCGGTGGGCCACGCGTAGGGAACAAGGGCTTCAGGTCCCACTTAGAAGAGAGTGGGAGCAGGATACTTAGGATTGTGAACTCGGATGATGTCATCACCAAACTACCTGGCTTTGTGTTCAAGGATTGTGAGATTGCAAGGAGGAAGGGTGTACACGTGGATGGGCTTCCGGGATGGTTACAGAGGTGCGTGGAAGAGATGCAGTGGGTATATGCAGACGTCGGACAAGAGCTTAGAGTAAGTAGCAGGGAGTCACCGCACCACGTCATCAAAAAGGGTGATATGGCCACGTGTCACGACCTGAAGACATAT